From Sphingobacterium bambusae:
AAATGGTGCCTTTTGCAGGCTTCAACATGCCTGTTCAATATTCAGGAATAAACGATGAACACCAAACCGTTCGCACGGGTGTTGGTGTTTTCGACGTTAGCCATATGGGTGAGTTTATCCTGAAAGGGGAGAAAGCGATCGATCTAATTCAGAAAATATCATCCAATGATGTGTCTAAGTTGTATGACGGAAAAGTGCAGTATGCTTATATCCCGAACGAAACCGGCGGCATCGTGGACGATTTCCTGACCTACCGCATCGACGAACATACATACTTTTTGGTGGTCAATGCCTCTAACATCGAAAAAGACTGGAACTGGATCAGCAAATACAACACCGAAGGTGTGGAGATGAAAAACATTTCAGACCAAACGGCTCTATTTGCTGTGCAAGGACCAAAAGCTGCCGAAGCGCTACAGTCGTTAACCGAAATCGAGTTGGCGCCAATGGCGTATTACACCTTCGAGAAAGGAACCTTTGCCGGCGTCGCGAATGTTTTGATATCAGCAACAGGCTACACCGGTGCTGGTGGTTTCGAGATCTATGTAGCCAATGAAGATGCACATAAGGTTTGGGATGCTATTTTTGAAGCAGGAGCGGCATATGGTATTAAACCAATAGGATTGGGTGCGCGTGATACCCTTCGTTTGGAGATGGGATTTTGCCTATACGGAAATGATATCGATGACAGCACCTCTCCGCTTTCGGCGGGTTTGGGCTGGGTAACGAAATTTACCAAGGATTTTGTGAACAGTGCCAACTTGAAAGCAGAGAAAGAACGCGGTGTAGCACAGAAATTGGTTGGTTTTGAGATGATCGACCGTGGTATTCCACGTCACGATTATGAGATCGTCGATGCCGAAGGCAAGAAAATCGGTCGGGTGACTTCAGGAACGCAATCGCCTACCTTGAAAAAATCGATAGGACTTGGCTATGTAGATAGCGCATTTGCGAAAGAAGGCACTGAAATTTTTGTCAGTATCCGCAATCAGCCAATCAAAGCGGTAGTTCGCAAACCACCATTCGTAAAATAATAAAGGGATAAAATAACGAGGAGCTATTATTTAGCTCCTTTTTTTTTGCTCTTCTCCGCTAACGCGTCTTCGGCTTTTTTAGCGGCATTCTTCTTGACAATTTTCAACAAAACCACTTTCAGGTACACCAAAACTACCAGCACAGCAATCGAAACAAACAGAAAAAGGTGGTTTCCTGACTGGAAGGACATAATCCCGCTATATACCAAAAAGGCGATGGCGAAATTGAGAACGACGTTTAAAATGAAAAATTTTGTCATGGATATTATTTACCTGTAGAGACCACTACCTTCTCCCGGATAAAGAAAAAATAGACGATCCCAGCTATGATATTGCCAAAGATGATAAAAATAATTAACAACAGACGCTCGGTGTTCGATAATTTCCTGGAGAGCATCAGCTCCCGAAGAACCAGTACGGTCCACAGCAAAGATAGCAGCAGAGCTATACTGACCAGTATATCCGCAAAGGAAAAGTGCAGCAACTTCATCACAATAGCCAAGAAATAAAATCCCAGACTGAAATAAAATGCCTGCTTGGTTTGATGAGCTAAATTCCGCATGGGGTAAAAATACGGAAATCATCCTAA
This genomic window contains:
- the gcvT gene encoding glycine cleavage system aminomethyltransferase GcvT produces the protein MKNTALSEHHAKLGAKMVPFAGFNMPVQYSGINDEHQTVRTGVGVFDVSHMGEFILKGEKAIDLIQKISSNDVSKLYDGKVQYAYIPNETGGIVDDFLTYRIDEHTYFLVVNASNIEKDWNWISKYNTEGVEMKNISDQTALFAVQGPKAAEALQSLTEIELAPMAYYTFEKGTFAGVANVLISATGYTGAGGFEIYVANEDAHKVWDAIFEAGAAYGIKPIGLGARDTLRLEMGFCLYGNDIDDSTSPLSAGLGWVTKFTKDFVNSANLKAEKERGVAQKLVGFEMIDRGIPRHDYEIVDAEGKKIGRVTSGTQSPTLKKSIGLGYVDSAFAKEGTEIFVSIRNQPIKAVVRKPPFVK
- a CDS encoding DUF6358 family protein produces the protein MTKFFILNVVLNFAIAFLVYSGIMSFQSGNHLFLFVSIAVLVVLVYLKVVLLKIVKKNAAKKAEDALAEKSKKKGAK